CCCCGTAGGCCCGCTCCACGCGATGGTAGTTTTCCTCCTGGGTTTCCTTTTCGAACTTGCGCTCCCCTTTCAGGGTCAGGGTGTTGTTCACCAGCCGGATGTCAAGGTCCTTCTCCTTCATTTCGGGCAGTTCCGCCTTCACCACGATGTCGTGGTCGGTTTCGTAAATGTCCACCGCCGGCGACCAGGCCCCCGAATCCATGGATTCATTCCCGGTCCGCAGCCGGCCAAACCGCTCATCCAACAATCGATTCATACGGTCCTGCAACGTAATCAGGTCGCGAAACGGTTCACACCGGACGATTGCCATGATGACCTCCCTTGTCGCCCAATACCTGCCGTGCAATCCGATACTAAGATTCGGGTTTTGTGCTGTCAAGGGAAGCGAAGAGTTGTCAGTTCTCAGTTGTCGGTTCTCAGAATGCAGTAGCTAGTTCTAAGCCCTCATTTACTGATCGGCGGGGAGAGTGAGGCACAATATCGCCAAGGTCAAGGGCTCATCGGTTACAACCAAATCTCTTGTCCTGGCCTTTGCTGACAACTGGGAACTGACAACTGAGAACTGCTTTCCGGCAACTGAGGACTGACAACTTCACTCCACCGCCTGCAGGACCACGCACTTGAGATACAGCGTTTCCGGCATGGACAGAAGAAACGGATGATCGCTGGACTGGGTTCGTTTTTCAATCACAGCAAAATGGCGGTGCGCGTCGGCGGCGGCTTCTGCGAGTAAGTTGAGGAAGTCAATTTCGGAAACATGTTGGGAGCAGGAGCAGGAAATGAGAATCCCGCCAGGGGCCAGCATTTTCATGGCGCGAAGGTTGATTTCTTTGTAACCGCGCCGCGCGTTTTCGAGATTCGTTCGCTTCTTTGCAAAGGCGGGGGGATCGAGGACAATCGTGTCAAATCTTGCCTTCATGGTATCGAGGGCCTTTAATTCGTCAAAGACATTGGCTTCCTTGAATTGCACGTTCTTCACCTCGTTGAGCTGGGCGTTGCGCTCACCCAGGTCCACGGCGGAGGCCGAGCTGTCGATGGCCAGGACATGTTCTGAGCGAGCAGCGATGTTCAAGGCAAATCCGCCCGCGTAGGAAAAGCAGTCCAGGGCGACCCCGCGAGCATATCCCCTTGCCATCAGATGATTTTCACGCTGATCGAGAAAGGATCCGGTTTTCTGCCCCTCAAGAAGCCGGGCGATGAACCGGATGCCATTTTCCCGGTAAATGATCTCTTCGGGCACCTCTCCATCGACGAGACCGCATTTCAGGTCCAGGCCTTCCAGTTCGCGAATGCCGGCGTCGTTGCGTTCCACGATCGCCCGGGGATGGAACTCTTCCTTCAGAATCCGGATGATCCACGGCTTGACCTTGTCGGCACCCTGGCTGAGCGTCTGGAAGACCAGGATATCGACAAACCGATCAATGATGATTGAGGGCAGCCCATCGCCTTCCGCGTTCACCAGCCGGTAGGCTTCAGTCTCCTGCAAGGAGGATTCCCGGCGGTGCACTGCGGCCAGAATTCTCTTCCGGAAAAACGCCTCATCCACGACCTCGGTCTCGCGCGCCGTCAAGAGACGCAAGGCGATTTGTGATGTTGAGCTGTAAAAGGCACGACCTAAGAACCGGCCACGGAAGTCCCAGACTTCAACCGTCATCCCCGGTTCCACACTCTCCGGACGCTCGAGGTCGCTCTTGTAAATCCAGAGATGGCCCGCCTCGACGCGCGCCGCAGCCTTGTGGTTGACTCGGATGGTGGCCGATGGAGTGGTATTCGACATTTTTCCCTACTTTATCACACAACCGGGAAGTCTCCATGTCTCGCGGAGCATCGTTAGCGTCTCCGGTGTTTGTCGGTATCACTGAGGGCCTCGACGCGGTGGGTGCTCAAGCCTCCACTTCTCTCTGGGGCGCCTGCCGGTTTCATGGAGATGAAAGCATACCACGGTTTTCTCAGGTCTGGCCGGCAGGTGTGGGGCCGAAGCCGATCGGGTCATTGCACGGTCTGGTGGAAATAATCCTTAAATTTGGTTTTCACGGAAAGCGGTTGCGAAGAACTTCTGAAGTCACAGGGAATAAAAAAGCGCTCGCGTGGTCTTATAGATAGTGGCCGATCGAAGGGTTTAATAAAAAAAGTTTATTTGAAGGGAGTCTAATAATCGTTCGGCGGCATCAAAGTATATGCTAGTATGAATCAAGATTAAGCGATGAATGCCAATTGTGGCAGAGTTCGTGGCTTGGGAGGGCCGGGAATAGCACGAGGATGAGCAGGGCAAATCTGCCCCGACGTTCCGTGCCACTTCATACATCCCGGGGATCCATTACGGTCCAGCTCCTGCATCTGATACTGGTTTTTTGCCCGCGATTCCAGACTAGCTTTCGAGTGCTTGCGCTGTCTATTTTGGTTTTGTTCGAAAGGGGGACCGAAACATGAACAAAAGGATGACGCAGCCGTTCTGGTATAAGACCTCGACGGGAAGGTATGTGGCGAGGGACAATCGGGCCCGCCTGGACGCCTCAACCGTAGCGCTTGTCCGGGACCTGTTGAAAGAAGACCGGGAACTTGAACCCGCCCGGCCACCGGCGCAAAAAAGTGATCCGACCATTCCACTCGGAATTGCCGAATCGCCGCTTCCTTTTGAAGCCGTCCACCAGTGGGTGACCTGGGCAATCCGGGGAAATAATCACAGCCATTGATCAACTGTAACCGTCGCACCTCATTCCGGGGCCGGACGACTCTCGGGTCATCGGGATGCCCGCGCTGGTATCGGGGTGTGGAAGAATTGAAGATGACCGTATCCACCCGGCACGCCATCAGCGGCAGAGGGATGACCCTGCCTGTTGGCTTGGCTTTCCCCGCCCAGAGTCCTTCCATCCTCGATTCATCTGTTGGCCCGGTGCCCCCTGACAGGGAGCGGACGGAAAAGAATTGGTAGAACGATGAAATCCTGCCCTTAGATCCCTCGCTTGATTTGCCTCATCGGAGAATGATAGATTAAATGGACTCTTCACCCAATCGAAGAATCTGTTTGGATTGACTCACCTCACTGCCAGAGAGCGTCCGGGTTTCCTATGAAGAAGGAGGCTTCATCGCACCCACGGCCTATCGCTGATGGAGTTCCTTCCTCGAACCAGCAATTCAGACTGCGCGATGGAAGGGTGTTGGGATTTGCGGAGTTCGGCGACCCGCGGGGCAAGCCTGTTTTCTATTTTCATGGGTTCCCCGGCTCGCGTCTTGAAGCGCAGGTCGCTGCCGATCTTGCCT
This genomic stretch from Terriglobia bacterium harbors:
- a CDS encoding Hsp20/alpha crystallin family protein is translated as MAIVRCEPFRDLITLQDRMNRLLDERFGRLRTGNESMDSGAWSPAVDIYETDHDIVVKAELPEMKEKDLDIRLVNNTLTLKGERKFEKETQEENYHRVERAYGAFSRSFTLPTSVDQDKISAEYKDGVLKITLPKKVETKSKQIKVNIS
- a CDS encoding class I SAM-dependent rRNA methyltransferase, whose protein sequence is MSNTTPSATIRVNHKAAARVEAGHLWIYKSDLERPESVEPGMTVEVWDFRGRFLGRAFYSSTSQIALRLLTARETEVVDEAFFRKRILAAVHRRESSLQETEAYRLVNAEGDGLPSIIIDRFVDILVFQTLSQGADKVKPWIIRILKEEFHPRAIVERNDAGIRELEGLDLKCGLVDGEVPEEIIYRENGIRFIARLLEGQKTGSFLDQRENHLMARGYARGVALDCFSYAGGFALNIAARSEHVLAIDSSASAVDLGERNAQLNEVKNVQFKEANVFDELKALDTMKARFDTIVLDPPAFAKKRTNLENARRGYKEINLRAMKMLAPGGILISCSCSQHVSEIDFLNLLAEAAADAHRHFAVIEKRTQSSDHPFLLSMPETLYLKCVVLQAVE